GGATGATGCCATTGTTATGTTGGAGAACATCTCGCGGCATATTGAAGAGGGCGATACACCGTTTCAAGCGGCGCTCAAAGGTGCGCGGCAAATTGGTTTTACTCTGGTGTCGCTGACCATTTCGCTAATAGCAGTGTTAATTCCATTGCTGTTCATGGCTGATGTGGTTGGGCGATTGTTCCGTGAGTTTGCGATCACCTTGGCCGTCGCGATTCTGATTTCGCTGTTCGTTTCGCTGACGCTGACACCAATGATGTGCGCGCGATTGCTCAAGCGTGAACCAAAATTAGAGGATCAGGGGCGTTTCTACCGGGCCAGCGGTGTCTGGATCGATTGGCTGATAGCTGCGTATGGACGCAAGTTGCGCTGGGTACTAAAACATCAACCACTGACATTACTGGTGGCCGTCGCCACATTAGGGCTAACAGTGTTTCTGTACATGATCGTGCCCAAGGGCTTCTTTCCAGTGCAGGACACCGGGGTCATTCAGGGTATTTCTGAAGCGCCGCAGTCGGTATCGTTTGCTGCCATGAGTGAGCGTCAACAGTCGCTGGCGACCATCGTTTTGCAAGATCCGGCGGTGGAGAGCCTCTCGTCTTACATCGGTGTCGACGGCGACAACGCCACCTTAAACAGCGGGCGCATGCTGATCAATTTAAAGCCGCATAGCGAACGCAGCGTGAGCGCGACGCAAATCATTCGGCGTTTACAACCCGAGCTTGAAAAAATATCTGATATCCGACTGTTCCTTCAGCCGGTGCAAGACTTGACGGTTGAAGACCGGGTCAGTCGCACACAATATCAATTCAGCATGTCGTCACCTGACGCGGCCCTGTTATCGCTGTGGAGCGGCAAGCTGGTGGATGCCTTGATTCAACGTCCGGAATTAAAGGATGTCGCCAGTGACTTGCAGGATAAAGGGTTGCAGGTATATCTGGTCATCGATCGCGATGCAGCCAGTCGAGTCGGTGTCAGCGTAGCCAACATCACCGATGCGCTGTACGACGCGTTCGGTCAGCGACAGATTTCTACCATCTACACTCAGGCCAGCCAGTACCGTGTGGTACTGCAGGCGGCAGTAGGGGTTGACCTTGGTCCTCTGGCGCTGGAGCAGGTTCATGTCAAAACCGCGGCGGGTACTCAGATCAAACTATCGAGTCTGGCGCGGATTGAGCAGCGGCAGGGGCAGCTGGCTATCGCCCACATTGGTCAGTTTCCGGCCGTCATGATGTCTTTCAATTTGGCGCCGGGGGTAGCGCTGGGCAAAGCGGTTGAAGTGATCAACCAGGTCCAGAAGGACATTGGCATGCCGATAGGTGTGCAAACCGAATTCCAAGGCGCAGCACAGGCGTTTGAGGCCTCACTGTCGAGTACGTTGCTGCTGATATTGGCGGCGGTGGTGACCATGTACATCGTACTGGGCGTGCTATACGAAAGTTATATCCACCCGATTACCATTCTTTCAACCTTGCCGTCTGCGGCGGTCGGTGCGTTGTTGGCCTTGTTGATCAGCGGCAATGATTTAGGGATGATCGCGATCATCGGGATTATTCTATTGATTGGCATCGTAAAGAAAAACGCCATCATGATGATTGACTTTGCGCTCGACGCTGAACGTAATCGTGGCATTGCTCCGGAAACCGCGATATACGAAGCGGCGCTGTTGCGTTTTCGGCCCATTTTGATGACGACATTGGCGGCGTTGTTCGGTGCGGTGCCATTGATGCTGGCGAGCGGCTCTGGCGCAGAGCTGCGTCAGCCGTTGGGTCTGGTGATGGTCGGCGGGTTGATGGTGAGTCAAGTATTGACGCTGTTTACGACGCCAGTTATTTATCTATACTTCGACCGGTTAGGTCGGCGCTGGAACCATAAACCGGACACCGCGGCCGACTTGGAACAAGCCAAGGTATGAACCTGTCGGGGCCGTTCATTCGTCGACCGGTGGCGACCATGCTACTGAGCTTGGCGATCATCCTGCTGGGCAGCGTTGCGTTTAATCTACTGCCTGTGTCGTCATTGCCGAACATGGACTTCCCGGTAATCGTCGTCTCGGCCAACTTGCCGGGTGCCAGCCCAGAAGTCATGGCCTCGACCGTGGCCACGCCGTTAGAACGTTCGCTGGGTACTATCCCCGGCATCGCCACCATGAGCAGTCGTTCAAGTCTAGGCTCCACACGGGTGATTTTGCAGTTTGACTTGGACCGCGACATCAATGGCGCGGCGCGGGAAGTTCAAGCCGCTATCAACGCAGCGCGCAACCTGCTGCCCAGCGGTATGCGCAGTATGCCGACCTATAAAAAGATCAATCCTTCCCAAGCGCCGGTCATGGTCTTGTCGTTGACGTCGGATGTGCTGGAAAAGGGCGAACTGTACGATTTGGCGTCGACCATCCTCTCGCAGAGCCTGTCGCAAGTGACCGGCGTCGGTGAGGTGCAAATTGGTGGCAGTTCTTTGCCAGCGGTTCGCATTGAGTTAGAGCCACAGTTACTCAGTCAATATGGCGTGTCGCTGGACGATGTACGCACCACCATCGCCGCTGCCAATGTCCGTAAACCCAAAGGATCAATAGAAGACGCCGACCACAATTGGCAGATTCAGGCCAATGATCAACTAGAGAAAGCCAAAGATTACGCACCGCTTATCATCCGCTACCAGAACGGTGCGGCGTTGCGTCTGAGCCATGTCGCTAAAGTCACCGACGCAGTGGAGGACCGTTACAACAGTGGGTTTTTCAATGACAAACAAGCGGTTTTGCTGGTCATCAATCGCCAGGCGGGCGCCAACATCATCGAGACTGTAGCGCGAATAAAGGCGCAGCTTCCGGCTTTGCAAGCGGTGCTTCCGGCCAGCGTCAAACTGGACTTGGCCATGGATCGCTCGCCCGTGATCAAGGCAACGCTGCATGAAGCCGAAACCACGCTATTGATCGCGGTAGTATTAGTGATTCTAGTGGTGTTCTTTTTTCTCGGAAACTTCCGCGCTTCACTCATTCCAACCTTGGCGGTACCGGTGTCCTTGGTGGGTACCTTCGCCATCATGTATTTGTATGGTTTCTCGCTAAACAACCTGTCGCTGATGGCGCTGATTCTCGCCACAGGGCTGGTGGTGGATGACGCTATTGTGGTGTTGGAAAACATCTCCCGGCACATCGACCGAGGCATACGGCCGATGGAGGCAGCGTACCTCGGCGCCAAAGAGGTCGGTTTTACATTGCTGTCGATGAACGTGTCGTTGGTGGCGGTTTTCCTTTCCATCCTGTTCATGGGTGGAATCATTGCCAGCCTGTTCCGCGAATTTTCCATCACCTTGGCGGCGTCAATCATCGTTTCGCTGTTGGTGTCTTTAACCCTGACGCCGATGCTGTGCGCACGCTGGCTAAAGCCGCACAACCCGGCAACAGAAAACGCCTTGCAGCGCTGGAGTCGTGGGCTAAATGACCGGATGATCGTGGGTTACGATCGCTCCCTTGGCTGGGTATTACGGCATCCCCGGCTGACGCTGTTGAGCTTGTTTGTCACTATCGGTGTCAACTTCGCGCTCTACGTCGTGGTGCCCAAAACCTTCATGCCTCAACAGGACACGGGTCAATTGATCGGTTTCATACGAGGCGATGACGGCCTGTCGTTCGCGGTGATGCAGCCGAAAATGGAAATTTTCCGGCGCGCCGTGCTCGCTGATCCAGCTGTCGACAGCGTAGCGGGGTTTGTCGGTGGCAACGGAGGCACCAGCAACGCCACGATTATCGTGCGCCTCAAGCCAATCGCGGAGCGCAAGTTGGCCGCTGATAAGGTCATCGATCGTTTGCGCAAGAATATGCCGCTGGTGCCTGGAGGAAGGTTATTCCTTCAAGCCGACCAGGATCTGCAGTTTGGTGGCGGCCGTGAGCAAACTACCTCGCAATATCAATACCTCCTGCAGAGCGGTGACCTGGCTAGCCTGCGCTTGTGGTATCCGAAGGTGCTCGAAGCACTCAAGTCGGTGCCAGAACTTACCGCGATCGACGGTCGCGAAGGCCGGGGGGCGCAACAAGTAACGCTGCAGATTGACCGCGACACTGCCAAGCGCTTGGGCATTGATATGAAGATGGTGACGGCGGTGTTGAATAACGCTTACAGCCAGCGGCAAATCTCCACTATTTACGACAGCCTCAACCAGTACGAAGTGGTCATGGAGGTCAACCCTAAATTCGCTCAAGACCCAATAACGCTAGATCAAGTGCAGGTGATTACCGCCTCGGGCGCCCGAGTTCCGTTGTCGAGCATTGCTCACTACGAACGCAGCTTGGCGGACTCCCGAGTGACGCACGACGGGCAGTTCGCTTCTGAGGATATATCCTTTGATCTGGCAGACGGTGCCACCCTTACCCAAGCCTCCGCAGCCGTTGAGCGGGCCGTGGCCAAAATTGGCTTGCCGACCGACGTTATCGCGAAAATGGCGGGTACCGCAGACGCTTTCGCCGCTGCCCAAAAAACTCAACCGTTCATGATTCTGGGCGCGTTAGCGGTGGTGTATCTGGTGCTGGGCATTCTCTATGAAAGCTATATTCACCCCCTGACTATTCTTTCGACCCTGCCGTCAGCCGGAGTGGGTGCCTTGCTTACCATCTACATGGTGGGCGGCCAATTCAGCCTGATCTCGTTGCTGGGCCTGTTTTTGTTGATCGGCGTGGTGAAGAAAAACGCCATTCTGATGATCGATTTGGCGCTGCAACTGGAGCGTGACCAAGGCATGAGCCCGATGGACTCGATCCGCAGCGCTTGCTTGCAACGGCTGCGACCGATATTGATGACTACGTTAGCGGCGATTCTCGGGGCAGTGCCTTTATTGCTGAGCAGCGCTGAAGGAGCAGAAATGCGTCATCCATTGGGCCTGACCATTATCGGTGGCCTGATCTTCAGTCAGATACTGACCCTCTACACCACCCCGGTGGTTTACCTTTATCTCGACCGTCTTCGCCATCGCGTCAATAAATGGCGTGGCGTGCGTACTGATGCCGCATTGGAAACTCCGTTATGAACGACCGCCTGCACATCTCTTCCGTTTTTCAGCGGCCCGTGCACTGGCTCGGTACCGGCCTTTGCGTGCTGCTGCTTAGTGCCTGCGCGGTCGGGCCGGACTATAAAAAACCGACTGTGACCACGCCCGTCCAATTCAAGCAGGCGCTGGGCTGGCGTCAAGCAACGCCTAACGACGCGTTGAAGCGGGGTGCATGGTGGGAGGTTTATGGCGATGAGCAACTCAACGGGTTGGTGGAAAAGCTCAATACTTCCAACCAGACTGTCGCGCAATATGACGCTCAATATCGACAAGCCCAAGCGTTGGTCCGTAGCGCCCGCGGTGCTTTTTTTCCGACACTTGGTCTGACCACTACTAAAAACCGCTCTAGTCAGGGAATTGGCAGCAGCAGCTCAAGCCTGAGCAGTTCGAGCAGTGGCATCCGGGACACTTATAACGCTCAGTTGAATGTCAGTTGGGAAGCCGATATCTGGGGAAAATTACGCCGCATAAGGGAAGCCGACCAGGCCAGTGCTCAGGCCAGTCTGGCTGATCTGGCATCTATGCGTCTGAGCCTGCAATCGCAACTGGTGCAGAATTATTTGCAGTTACGGGTAATCGATGAGCAGAAACGCTTGCTTGAGGCCACGGTAGAGGCTTACCAGCGTTCATTGACGACTACGCAAAACCAATACCGTCATGGTGTTTCTGGGAAGGATGCGGTCGCGCAGGCGCAGACCCAGCTTAAAAGTACCCAAGCAGACTTGATTGACCTGATTTGGCAGCGCGCGCAGTTCGAGAATGCCATTGCGGTATTGATGGGACAAGCTCCGGCAGACTTCAGCCTGGCCGCCATCACCTCAGTTCCGGCACTGCCGGAGATACCGCTGCAAGTGCCTTCCCGGTTGCTTGAACGACGCCCCGACATCGCGGCGGCGGAACGGTCAGTGATGGCCGCTAACGCTAATATTGGCGTAGCAATAGCTGCTTACTATCCCGACTTGAGCTTGAGCATGAACGGCGGTTATAGCAGCTCCACATTCGCCAACTGGATCAGTCTGCCGAACCGCTTCTGGTCGGTCGGACCCCAGCTGGCGACCACATTGTTTGACGGTGGGCAACGTTCGGCTGAAGTCGATCGCACTGAGGCAGTCTACGATCAGACCGTGGCTCAATACCGACAAACCGTGCTGAACGGTTTTCAGGAAGTCGAAAACTATCTGGTCAAGCTCAAGGTCTATCAAGACGAAGCGGTGGTGCGCGCCGAAGCGTTAGACGCGGCGCGTGAGTCACTTCGCTTGACCAATAACCAGTACAAGGCTGGGTTGATCGCCTACCTGGACGTGGTAACGGTGCAAACCACGGCGTTAAGTAATGAAAGAAGCGTGCTGACCCTCCTGCAAAGTCGACTTATTGCTAGTGTTCAATTAATCGCCGCGTTGGGCGGTGGCTGGGATGCGGAAAATGGATTGACCCTCCGATAATCAATCTTACGGTCAGGAATATTGCCCTTGCGGCTGGTATGCCTTAGTTATTTACTGAATCAACGCTTCGGATTCAACTAAACAGTCCGCGACTTCTTGTACAAGTTGAGTACACTATTAAGCTTTTATTTGGGCAAAATATTGTTATCCGCCCGGATCACGAGAAGCCGCATGCTCATTGGTAACTACACACCATCGTTGGTCTTGATCTCCGTATTTGTGGCGATATTGGCCTCTTATACCGCGCTGGATCTGACCGGTCGGATTGCAACGGCAAAAGGGCGTGCCGCCTACATGTGGATAGGCGGTGGTGCATTGGCTATGGGCACCGGCGTGTGGTCGATGCATTTCATCGGGATGCTCGCGTTTCACCTGCCCATCGAATTAGGTTTTGATATACCAATTACCCTGTTGTCGTTGTTAATTGCCATTCTCGCTTCCGGGTTCGCCCTTTGGCTGGTCAGTCAACCGCAGCTACCCTTACTGCAACTGGGTTTTGGCGCATTGATTATGGGTGCCGGGATCAGTGGCATGCATTATTGCGGGATGGCCGCATTGCGCATGCAGCCCGGTATTGATTACGACCCTTTTCGTGTAACCCTTTCACTGCTTATTGCTTTTAGTGCGTCGGCGGCGGCGCTGTGGACCGCTTTTCGTCTGCGTCAGCAGGCTCCCTATGTGCGCTTGATCCGCGCCGGAGCGGCAGTGTTTATGGGGGCGGCGATTGTCGGCATGCATTACACCGGCATGGCTGCGGCCACCTTTGCAGAGGGTAGTTTCTGTGGCGCAGTGGGCACCGGCTTACGCTTCAACGGGCTGGACATGTTAGTCCTGATCACCAGCCTGGCGGTGCTGAGCATCGCCCTGCTTACGTCGGTTCTCGATGCGCGGCTGGAAGCGCGCACCACTGTATTGTCCGATTCGCTCAGCATGGCCAATCAAGAGCTGACGCATTTGGCGTTGCATGACACGCTGACTGGTTTGCCAAATCGCGTTTTGCTGGCCGAACGTGTTGAACAGGCCATGCGCAAAGCTGATGAACATGGCGGCAGCTTCGCACTCATGTTTATGGACCTTGATGGCTTCAAACCTATAAATGATGCCTTTGGCCACTATCTTGGTGACCAGCTGTTGCGCCAGGTCGCATTACGGCTGCGCAAGGAACTCACTAGCCAAAATACCTTAGCGCGTATCGGCGGTGATGAGTTCGTGTTGCTGGTCGACTTAGGCGAGCGCGCTGACGTCACGGCATTCGCTTCCCGCCAGGTTGCCTTGATGAGCCAACCGTTTATTGTTGCCGAAAACACAGTGCAAATTTCTGCGAGCATTGGCATTGCTTTATATACCGGGAGCGGTGAGACGCAGCATGAGTTGCTGATGAATGCCGATGCCGCGATGTACCACGCTAAAGCGGCAGGAAAAAACGGCTTCAGCTATTTCGACGTTTCAATGAACACCAACGCGCGCAATCAATTGCAGTTGCTGCAGGACTTGCGTACCGGACTTAAAGAGCAACAGTTTTGCCTGTATTACCAGCCTAAATTCGATGCGCTGACGGGCCTGCCGATAGGGGCTGAAGCGCTATTGCGCTGGCAACATCCACAACAAGGGTTACTGTTGCCTGACAAGTTTATTGGCTTGGCAGAAAAAACCGGTTTGATCATCCCTATCGGCGACTGGGTACTTAACGAAGCCTGTCGCCAGATGCGTGTCTGGTACCAGCAGGGCTACACCCATTGGCGGATCGCGGTCAACCTCTCTGCGCTGCAGTTTTGCCATGCAGGTTTAGTCAGTAGCGTTGCCACGGCGCTAGAACTGCATCAGTTGCCCGCCAATAGCCTGACATTGGAAATCACTGAAAGCACGGCCATGAGTGACGCCGATGCGAGCATGACGGTGCTTCGACAGTTGGCGGGAATGGGCGTTGACTTGTCCATTGATGACTTCGGCACCGGCTATTCCAGCTTGATGTATCTTAAGCGTCTGCCAGCCAATGAAATCAAGATCGACCGTGGCTTCGTTCGTGATTTGGAACATGACAGCGATGACGCCGCTATTGTCTCGGCCATCGTCTCCGTGGGTCAGGCGCTGGGCCTTCGCATCGTTGCCGAGGGGGTTGAAACCAACGTCCAGCAAAATTTTTTGACTCGTCTAGGCTGCGATTCACTGCAAGGTTTTCTGCTGGGGCATCCGCTTCCCGCCGAAGAATTCATGGCGGATATCCATGCCGCAGAAGCGCAGTCAGGTGAGCAGTCGCAAGTTATACCTGAGATGTGAAGTTCGTGGTTTTTCTTCGAAAATACCTGGATAGGTGGCAAAAAAACTGCGGTTAGGCTCCGCCAGGGGATACGTTATCTTTTCGCTCAGAACGAACGAATAATTCGCCCCAGGGTTTCCATGGCTTTCTCTGCTGTCTCGTTCCAAGGACTGCCGTAGTTAAGGCGGATACAGTTATTAAAGCGTTGGGTCGGTGAAAATATCGGCCCGGGGGCAATGCTGATGCCTTGGGCCAGGGCCATCTGAAACAACTTCAACGAATCCATTTGCTCGGGCAGTTCCAGCCACAGAAAGTAGCCGCCTGCGGGCTGGCTGACCCGGGTTTGTGCCGGGAAGTAGCGGACGATGGCGCTGAGCATGGCGGCTTGTTGCTCCTCCAGCGCGTAGCGCAGTTTACGCAGATGGCGGTCATAGCCGCCGTGTTGCAGGTAGTCGGCAATGGCTGCTTGGGCGGGCATTGACGCGCAGAGCGAGGTCATCAATTTGAGCCGCTCGACTTTTTGCGCGTAGCGTCCTGCGGCGACCCAGCCAATCCGATAGCCAGGCGCTAGGCTTTTGGCAAACGAGCCGCAGTGCATCACCAAACCATCGGTGTCGAACGCTTTAGCAGGTTTTGGCGCTTGGGAGCTGTAATACAATTCGGCATACACATCGTCTTCGATCAGGGGCACTTGATGTTGACGCAACAACTCCATCAATTGCCGCTTCTTGGCTTCGGGCATGGTTGCCCCCATAGGGTTCTGAAAACTGGTCATGCACCAACAGGCTTTGATCGGGTGGCGATCCAAGGTCTGGGCCAGTACCTCAAGATCGATACCATCACGAGGGTGAACCGGAATTTCAATCGCTTTGAGCTTGAGGCGCTCTAATACCTGCAAGCAGGCGTAAAACGCAGGGGCTTCGATGGCGACCAGATCGCCGGGCTCAGTCACAGCTTGTAGGCACAAGTTCAGCGCTTCAAGCGCGCCATTAGTGATGATTAATTCTTCCATGGGTAGCATCAAGCCGCAGACCATGTAGCGCAGAGCGATTTGCCGCCGTAGCTGGGGATGGCCGGGCGACATGTCAGTGACAACCATGCGCGGGTCCATGTCGCGCGCTGCACTGGCCAGCGAACGGGCCAACCGCTGCAAGGGAAACAACATAGGACTCGGAAATGCTGAACCAAACGGCACGGTTTGCGGGTCTTTAATTGAATCAAGCACCGAGAACACCAACTCGCTGACATCCACCTCGGTGGACTCGCTGACCTGATGACTGATCACTGGTTCAGAAAACTGCCTAGGCGCGTTGTTAGTGACGAAATAGCCGGAGCGAGGCCTTGCCCTGATCAGCCCGCGACGCTCCAGCAAATAGTAAGCCTGGAACACCGTCGAAGGGCTGACGCCGTAAGACTGGCTTGCGTAACGCACCGAAGGTACTCGCTCGCCGGGCCCCAGCACCCCAGAGCGGATCAGTTCAGCGATGTCTTCGGCAAACTTTTCATAGCGTTTCATCGGTGCTCGCTGGCTGACAATCGGTGGAAAATAGTGCATGAACCGTTCCGAGATAATCACCGATTGAGCGGCGCAACAAACCGGCTTTGTGCCAAGCTGCGGACACTGGAATCAGCATCGTCTACCACCTCAAAACTGATGCTCTGGGAACTGCTGGTCGGGTGGTCGGCGATCATCGCCACCGATACCGGAATGTCGATGATTTCCCCCGCCGCGAGACTGATTTGAGCCTTGCCGTGATACTCCAAGCCTGCACCCTCGACCAGCGCCAGATGATACTGCTGTGGCTGCTGAGTTTTGTTGATGATTTTCAGGCTATAGATATTTTCGATCTGGCCTTGGCTATTTTCGCGGAACATACCTCGGTCCTTGCTGACGTCCAACGAGACCATCGGCCGCTCGACCAGCGACAACACCAGCGCGCCGATCATCAATGCCAACACCGCGCAATAGCCGATCAAGCGTGGCCGAAGCAGGTGGGTATGACCGCCTTCGAGGGTGCGTTCGGAGGTATATCTGACCAAGCCGCGTTCATAGCCCATTTTGTCCATGATCGAGTCGCAGGCGTCGATGCACGCTGCGCAGCCGATGCATTCCATCTGCAAACCGTCGCGGATGTCGATGCCGGTGGGGCAGACCTGCACGCACACTTGGCAATCTATGCAATCACCTAGCCCGACCGAGGAGGGCTCGACGTCACGTTTACGCGGGCCGCGATTTTCGCCACGTGCCGCGTCATAGGAAACGGTGAGGGTGTCTTTGTCGAACATCACGCTTTGAAACCGCGCATATGGGCACATGTGCATGCATACCGCTTCGCGCAGCCAGCCGGCATTGATATACGTCGCCGCCGCGAAGAACAGCACCCAGAACAAGCTGACACCGCTTAATTGCAGGGTCAGCATTTCTATGGCCAGTGGCCGAATCGGGGTGAAGTAGCCCACAAAGGTCAGGCCGGTCAAAACGCTGATCACCAGCCATAAGCCGTGCTTGGCGGATCGTCTCAGTAGTTTATTCACTCCCCACGGCGCGGCTTGTAGCTTGATCCGCTGATTGCGTTCGCCTTCGGTAAGTTTTTCGCACCACATGAAGATCCAGGTCCAGGAACTTTGTGGGCAGGTATAACCGCACCACACGCGCCCGGCGAATACCGTGATAGCGAACAAACCAAAGGCGCAGATGATCAGCAGCGCAGACAACAGAATGAAATCCTGCGGCCAAAACGTCGCGCCAAAGATATGGAATTTGCTATCAGCCAGATCCCAGAGCACCGCTTGGCGGCCGCTCCAGTCCAACCATACCGTGCCGAAAAAAAGCAGGAACAGAAGTCCCGTCCCGCTCAAGCGCACAGTGCGGAACAGGCCGGTGAAACTGCGGGTGTGGATCAGTGTGTCGTTGGACCTGGCCTTTGATCTTGCACGGGAAGGTTCAACCAATTCAATGATCTGGACGGGGATGCGCTCGCTCATAGTAAGTACTCATCAGCCTCGATCAGGCCAATGAACTATGGGCGCGCAACTGGTTGCATAACAGACTCAGGTATTTGAATAAAAAGCAGATCAGATAGGCCATTTGTCCTAGGGATTTGCTAGGTTTTAAAGCATTTAGATGCCGGTAGGTCCGAACCTTTTGGTGAGAATTGCCGCTGGGTACGCCTGACACACCGCCTCCGTCGGCAAGCCAATTGCAACAGAACTCCTTCAATCCACCACGGTATGGTGCCGTTTATCCAGAGCGCCTAACACCGTCAATGAATCCGCCTCGTCTTCGGTAATGGACACGCTTTGGCCGTCGATTTGGGCTTCAGACATGTGCGTGGCGTCATTGGTAATGATCACTACCTCGATAATGGGGCTTTCATAGCGCACCTCTTCAATGACGGCGGAGCAGTGCTCGCGGGTGTTGTCAAATTGCAATGGCATGGTTGTTTTCCTCTCAGTGCTTCACTAGCGTCTGCCCTCGCTATACGACAAACCTCGCGACTGAAGGCCTAAGGTTTGGTCGCACTTAAGGGCATTAGTCATAAAAACGCTTTGCCAAGAATTGCCGGCGATTGCTCGGGAGGTGGATCACCTTTGGGCGGCTCCATCACGGGTGGCATTGTCGGGGGTTCCTTCCCGGGCGGTGGCGTCGGCAAAGCAGGGTCGTCGATCATTGGGTCAGGCGTTTCGGGCGGGATAGGGATGTTCATTGGGCTACCTCCTCATTGCTATGTGTCAAGGTTTAACAGGTGAACGGTTCGACCACATCCAATGGGTAAATGATGCTCGCATCCGACGAAGAGCCGTCTACGCTCACCCTCGCACCCAAACCCTTTTGAACTTTTTCCGCCCGTCCACGTTCGGAAACTATGCGGCCCCGTGAGGTGGAACAGCGCAGGATGGGCTCGCTCTTTCTTTTTAATTGTGTGATTTTTTGCCGGAGAGCGTCTTTTATAAGGGCGTGAGGAGTGATGCTCGATGAATGTGACCGCAGATCAGCCCTACGGCCCGGATTCTTTGGCCCGCGATGTACCGCATCAAACTCAACCGTTGACCCTGACCCAAGCGCTGCAATTGCCGCGCATCGTAATTGAAGACACGATGCCGGCGATCGAGGGCGGGCTGTTTGCGGTCAAGGCGATCGTCGGCCAGCCGATTGTGGTGACCAGTAAGGTATTCGCTGACGGTCACGACAAGCTGGCGGTGGTGATTCGTTGGCGGGCTGCCGATGAGGAACAGTGGCACAGCGCGCCGATGCAGGAACTGGTTAACGACAGTTGGGTCGGTGAGTTCGTCCCGTCGTCAGTTAGCCGCAACGTGTTTCGTCTTGAAGCCTGGATTGATCAATTCGCCAGTTACCGCTATGAGTTGCAGAAAAAACATGCGGCCGGCGTGCCTATTGATTTGGAGTTGGAAGAGGGCCGTATTCATCTTAGCCAGGCGATGGAGCGCAATGAAGGCGAACTACACGATCGCCTGGCCGCTGTGATTGAGCAGTTTGCGAGCTGCGATCTGGAAGGCAAAGTCGCACTGTTGCAGAACCGTGAAACGACTTCGCTGATGGCTAAAGCTGAAAATCATGCGTATTTGAGCCGCAGCGTCGAGTTTCCGGTGGACGTAGAGCGGGAGCTGGCCCAGTTCGCCAGTTGGTATGAGCTGTTTCCGCGCTCGATCACTGACGACCCTGCACGGCATGGCACCTTCAATGATGTGCTTGGTCGGTTGCCGATGATTCACGACATGGGTTTTGACGTGTTGTATTTCCCGCCGATCCATCCCATTGGCCGTGCGCATCGCAAGGGCCCGAACAATTCGCTAGAAGCCGGACCCGACGATCCGGGCAGCCCTTATGCCATTGGCAGTGTCGAAGGCGGCCACGACGCGATTCACCCGCAATTGGGTACCCGTGTTGATTTTCGCAATCTGGTCAAAGCTGCTGCTGAACACGGCCTGGAAATCGCTCTCGATTTTGCTATTCAGTGCTCCCAGGATCACCCGTGGCTCAAGGAGCATCCGGGTTGGTTTTCGTGGCGTCCCGATGGTTCGATTCGGTATGCGGAAAACCCGCCGAAAAAATATCAGGATATCGTCAACGTCGACTTCTACGCGC
The nucleotide sequence above comes from Pseudomonas sp. AB6. Encoded proteins:
- a CDS encoding efflux transporter outer membrane subunit encodes the protein MNDRLHISSVFQRPVHWLGTGLCVLLLSACAVGPDYKKPTVTTPVQFKQALGWRQATPNDALKRGAWWEVYGDEQLNGLVEKLNTSNQTVAQYDAQYRQAQALVRSARGAFFPTLGLTTTKNRSSQGIGSSSSSLSSSSSGIRDTYNAQLNVSWEADIWGKLRRIREADQASAQASLADLASMRLSLQSQLVQNYLQLRVIDEQKRLLEATVEAYQRSLTTTQNQYRHGVSGKDAVAQAQTQLKSTQADLIDLIWQRAQFENAIAVLMGQAPADFSLAAITSVPALPEIPLQVPSRLLERRPDIAAAERSVMAANANIGVAIAAYYPDLSLSMNGGYSSSTFANWISLPNRFWSVGPQLATTLFDGGQRSAEVDRTEAVYDQTVAQYRQTVLNGFQEVENYLVKLKVYQDEAVVRAEALDAARESLRLTNNQYKAGLIAYLDVVTVQTTALSNERSVLTLLQSRLIASVQLIAALGGGWDAENGLTLR
- the mapR gene encoding GntR family transcriptional regulator MpaR (MapR regulates genes involved in Pseudomonas quinolone signal (PQS) production and anthranilate metabolism), which translates into the protein MKRYEKFAEDIAELIRSGVLGPGERVPSVRYASQSYGVSPSTVFQAYYLLERRGLIRARPRSGYFVTNNAPRQFSEPVISHQVSESTEVDVSELVFSVLDSIKDPQTVPFGSAFPSPMLFPLQRLARSLASAARDMDPRMVVTDMSPGHPQLRRQIALRYMVCGLMLPMEELIITNGALEALNLCLQAVTEPGDLVAIEAPAFYACLQVLERLKLKAIEIPVHPRDGIDLEVLAQTLDRHPIKACWCMTSFQNPMGATMPEAKKRQLMELLRQHQVPLIEDDVYAELYYSSQAPKPAKAFDTDGLVMHCGSFAKSLAPGYRIGWVAAGRYAQKVERLKLMTSLCASMPAQAAIADYLQHGGYDRHLRKLRYALEEQQAAMLSAIVRYFPAQTRVSQPAGGYFLWLELPEQMDSLKLFQMALAQGISIAPGPIFSPTQRFNNCIRLNYGSPWNETAEKAMETLGRIIRSF
- a CDS encoding putative bifunctional diguanylate cyclase/phosphodiesterase translates to MLIGNYTPSLVLISVFVAILASYTALDLTGRIATAKGRAAYMWIGGGALAMGTGVWSMHFIGMLAFHLPIELGFDIPITLLSLLIAILASGFALWLVSQPQLPLLQLGFGALIMGAGISGMHYCGMAALRMQPGIDYDPFRVTLSLLIAFSASAAALWTAFRLRQQAPYVRLIRAGAAVFMGAAIVGMHYTGMAAATFAEGSFCGAVGTGLRFNGLDMLVLITSLAVLSIALLTSVLDARLEARTTVLSDSLSMANQELTHLALHDTLTGLPNRVLLAERVEQAMRKADEHGGSFALMFMDLDGFKPINDAFGHYLGDQLLRQVALRLRKELTSQNTLARIGGDEFVLLVDLGERADVTAFASRQVALMSQPFIVAENTVQISASIGIALYTGSGETQHELLMNADAAMYHAKAAGKNGFSYFDVSMNTNARNQLQLLQDLRTGLKEQQFCLYYQPKFDALTGLPIGAEALLRWQHPQQGLLLPDKFIGLAEKTGLIIPIGDWVLNEACRQMRVWYQQGYTHWRIAVNLSALQFCHAGLVSSVATALELHQLPANSLTLEITESTAMSDADASMTVLRQLAGMGVDLSIDDFGTGYSSLMYLKRLPANEIKIDRGFVRDLEHDSDDAAIVSAIVSVGQALGLRIVAEGVETNVQQNFLTRLGCDSLQGFLLGHPLPAEEFMADIHAAEAQSGEQSQVIPEM